In the [Clostridium] colinum genome, one interval contains:
- a CDS encoding YlmC/YmxH family sporulation protein, whose protein sequence is MARLEDLRQKEVINIKDGARLGFVTDVEINIKTGCVLKIIIAGPCKMLGFFGKETEYVINWCDIKKIGDDIILVDVDVDCVLRDVK, encoded by the coding sequence ATGGCTCGTTTAGAAGATTTAAGACAAAAAGAAGTTATAAATATAAAAGATGGTGCAAGGCTTGGCTTTGTTACCGATGTGGAAATAAATATTAAGACTGGTTGTGTTTTAAAAATTATTATAGCTGGTCCTTGTAAAATGCTTGGTTTTTTTGGAAAAGAAACAGAGTATGTAATAAACTGGTGTGATATAAAAAAAATAGGTGATGATATAATTTTAGTAGATGTAGATGTAGATTGTGTATTAAGAGATGTAAAATAA
- a CDS encoding site-specific DNA-methyltransferase has product MNLIYKDKKTIYEIESLINNMRKIVNPILKGNEKGMFISNDNFISMVRLLDDFESKIDLVYIDPPFNTNSTFHYNETLTSTISSSKTDPIAYTDSMFMDDYLEFIRERLILIKKLLSDKGTLYLHIDYKIGHYIKILLDEIFGIDNYINDISRIKSNPKNFQRKAFGNEKDMILVYSKVPKNNIFNDIKIKLNAEELIKSFNKIDSDGRRYTTVPCHAPGETVNGCTGNKWRDMLPPKGRHWRCSPEELEAMAQNGLIEWSKNNVPRIKKYADDHKGKKIQDVWKNYKDPQRPIYPTEKNIDMLTMIIEQSSNENSIIMDSFCGSSSFLKAGLKKNRYVIGIDKSHISKELFKKNKNLNTLKLIE; this is encoded by the coding sequence ATGAATCTAATTTATAAAGATAAAAAAACTATTTATGAAATCGAAAGCTTAATCAATAATATGAGGAAGATTGTAAATCCTATATTAAAAGGCAATGAAAAAGGTATGTTTATTAGTAATGATAATTTTATTTCTATGGTAAGACTGTTAGATGATTTTGAATCTAAAATTGATTTAGTATACATAGACCCTCCTTTTAATACAAATTCAACATTTCATTATAATGAAACCTTAACATCTACTATTAGCTCATCAAAAACAGATCCTATAGCTTATACAGATAGTATGTTCATGGATGATTATTTAGAATTTATTAGAGAAAGATTAATCTTAATAAAAAAATTACTAAGTGATAAAGGTACTCTATATTTACATATAGACTATAAAATAGGTCATTATATTAAAATATTATTAGATGAAATATTTGGTATAGACAACTATATAAATGATATAAGTAGAATAAAGTCTAACCCTAAAAATTTTCAAAGAAAAGCATTTGGCAACGAAAAAGATATGATCCTTGTATATTCTAAAGTTCCTAAAAATAATATTTTTAATGATATTAAAATTAAATTAAATGCTGAAGAATTAATAAAATCTTTTAATAAAATTGATAGTGATGGAAGGAGATATACGACTGTTCCATGCCATGCTCCTGGAGAAACCGTTAACGGTTGTACAGGAAATAAATGGAGAGATATGTTACCACCTAAAGGGAGACATTGGAGATGTTCTCCTGAAGAGTTAGAAGCTATGGCTCAAAATGGATTAATAGAATGGTCTAAGAATAACGTACCTAGAATTAAAAAATACGCTGATGATCATAAAGGTAAAAAAATTCAAGATGTTTGGAAAAACTATAAAGATCCACAACGTCCTATATATCCAACAGAAAAAAATATAGATATGTTAACAATGATAATAGAACAGTCTTCAAATGAAAATTCTATCATTATGGATAGCTTCTGTGGTTCATCATCTTTTCTAAAAGCAGGTCTTAAAAAAAATAGATATGTTATTGGTATAGATAAATCACATATATCTAAGGAGCTTTTTAAAAAAAATAAAAATTTAAATACCCTTAAACTCATTGAGTAA
- the tyrS gene encoding tyrosine--tRNA ligase, whose protein sequence is MSKNVYDILKERGFIEQCTNEDEVRKLLGEESVTFYIGFDPTADSLTAGHFLTVMAMSHMQKAGHRPIALVGGGTGMVGDPSHRTDMRQMMTLDTIEHNVNCFKQQLSRFIEFGEDKALIVNNADWLKNLNYIDFIRDVGVHFSVNRMLTAECFKSRMEKGLSFFEFNYMLMQSYDFLELNRKYNCKMQLGGSDQWSNIIGGVELIRRMDKKEAYGLTFKLLTTSEGIKMGKTQKGAVWLDPKKTTPYEFYQYWRNVADSDVEKCLSLLTFLPMDEVKKLGGLEGSEINKAKEILAYEVTNIVHGEEEAKKAMEASRALFAGGVSGGSIPTTNMDKSTFENGINILDVLVTLKLAPSKSEARRLVQQGGIKVNDIKIEKIEHSLTIDDFTDNKLLIQKGKKVFHQIKLD, encoded by the coding sequence ATGTCTAAAAACGTATATGATATTTTAAAAGAAAGAGGATTTATAGAGCAATGCACAAACGAAGATGAAGTTAGAAAGCTTTTAGGCGAAGAAAGTGTAACTTTTTATATTGGCTTTGACCCAACAGCAGATAGCCTAACAGCTGGACACTTTTTAACAGTTATGGCAATGAGCCATATGCAAAAAGCAGGTCATAGACCTATTGCACTTGTTGGCGGTGGCACTGGTATGGTTGGTGACCCTTCTCATAGAACAGATATGCGTCAGATGATGACTTTAGATACAATAGAGCATAATGTAAATTGTTTTAAACAACAACTATCACGCTTTATAGAATTTGGTGAAGATAAAGCCCTTATAGTAAATAATGCAGATTGGCTTAAAAATTTAAATTATATAGATTTTATACGTGATGTGGGTGTCCACTTTTCTGTAAACCGTATGTTAACTGCCGAATGTTTTAAAAGTAGAATGGAAAAAGGCTTATCATTTTTTGAATTTAACTATATGCTTATGCAAAGCTATGACTTTTTAGAGCTTAACAGAAAATATAATTGTAAAATGCAATTAGGTGGTAGCGACCAATGGTCAAACATTATAGGTGGTGTAGAACTTATTAGGCGTATGGATAAAAAAGAAGCCTATGGCCTTACATTTAAGCTATTAACAACAAGTGAAGGAATTAAAATGGGTAAAACACAAAAAGGTGCTGTATGGCTTGACCCTAAAAAAACAACTCCTTATGAATTTTATCAATATTGGAGAAATGTTGCCGATAGCGATGTAGAAAAATGCTTAAGCTTATTAACATTTTTACCTATGGACGAAGTTAAAAAACTTGGTGGATTAGAAGGTAGTGAAATAAACAAAGCTAAAGAAATATTAGCTTATGAAGTTACAAATATTGTTCACGGTGAAGAAGAAGCTAAAAAAGCTATGGAAGCCTCTAGAGCACTTTTTGCAGGTGGTGTATCTGGTGGTTCTATCCCTACTACAAATATGGATAAATCTACTTTTGAAAATGGTATTAATATACTAGATGTTTTAGTTACTTTAAAACTAGCTCCTTCTAAAAGCGAAGCAAGAAGACTTGTTCAACAAGGTGGTATTAAAGTAAACGATATAAAAATAGAAAAAATCGAACATAGCTTAACTATTGACGATTTTACTGATAATAAATTATTAATACAAAAAGGCAAAAAAGTATTTCATCAAATAAAACTTGACTAA
- a CDS encoding YbjQ family protein, whose translation MILSTLQMLPNKNFEVLGLVEGSTVQSKHIGRDLGASFKTIVGGELKGYTEMLEEARKQATERVIEQAKALGADAVLGIHYSSSAVMQGASEILCYGTAVKFI comes from the coding sequence ATGATATTATCTACATTACAAATGTTACCAAATAAAAATTTTGAAGTTTTAGGTTTAGTTGAAGGTAGTACAGTACAATCTAAACATATAGGTAGAGACCTTGGCGCTTCTTTTAAAACTATTGTTGGTGGAGAGCTTAAAGGTTATACTGAAATGTTAGAAGAAGCTAGAAAACAAGCTACTGAACGTGTTATAGAACAAGCTAAAGCACTCGGAGCAGACGCTGTTTTAGGAATACACTATTCTTCTAGTGCTGTTATGCAAGGTGCTTCTGAAATATTGTGCTATGGTACTGCAGTAAAATTTATATAA
- the pepT gene encoding tripeptide aminopeptidase PepT, whose amino-acid sequence MDIEKSVINNFCSLIKFDTTSNMQSNTYPSTQSQKDFAKILAKKCADLNLENIKIDDNGYVFATLKSNTNKIVPKIGFIAHMDTSSDYCGKNITPNFIKNYDGSNIILKNIVLSPKDFPSLKSYVGKNLITTDGTTLLGADDKAGIAEILTAFEYLKNNPHIEHGEIKLAFTPDEEVGNGVNYFNVKDFDCDFAYTIDGGGIGELNYENFNAADATITI is encoded by the coding sequence ATGGATATAGAAAAAAGTGTTATAAATAATTTTTGTTCGTTAATTAAATTTGATACTACTTCAAATATGCAGTCCAACACATACCCTTCTACCCAGTCTCAAAAAGATTTTGCTAAAATATTAGCTAAAAAATGTGCAGATTTAAACCTTGAAAATATAAAAATAGATGATAATGGTTATGTTTTTGCTACACTAAAGTCTAATACAAATAAAATTGTGCCAAAAATAGGCTTTATAGCACATATGGATACAAGTTCAGACTATTGTGGAAAAAATATAACTCCTAATTTTATAAAAAATTATGATGGAAGTAATATTATACTAAAAAATATAGTCCTTTCCCCAAAAGATTTTCCATCATTAAAATCTTATGTTGGAAAAAACCTTATTACAACTGATGGAACTACTCTTCTTGGAGCAGATGACAAGGCAGGTATAGCTGAAATATTAACTGCTTTTGAATATTTAAAAAATAACCCACATATAGAACATGGTGAAATAAAATTGGCTTTTACACCAGATGAAGAAGTAGGAAATGGCGTTAATTATTTCAATGTTAAAGATTTTGATTGTGATTTTGCCTATACAATAGATGGTGGAGGCATTGGAGAATTAAACTATGAAAATTTTAATGCCGCCGATGCAACTATTACTATTTAA
- a CDS encoding L-cysteine desulfidase family protein: protein MPNTNGLIGIGASAITGVLAGDATKELETISLLDAKYLEEIERLINTDYCIVMLLDTPISLHVIVEVYSGEESASVEIKQTHTNITKIVKNDEIIFSQEESEDKYLGVFVDRNTLHVKDIYDFANNVNLDDVKELLDSQIEKNFAIAKEGIKGAYGTGIGKVLLNHYSDDITIKIKAYTAAASEARMSGSPMPVVTNSGSGNQGITVSVPLVVYAKEKNISKEKLYRGLVLSNLLAIHQKTLIGRLSAFCGVVSAACASGAGITYLAGGNLKQIEDTITNTLANISGIVCDGAKPACGAKIASSLDGALMGHYLAMENKVYKNNTGILKDDVEKTINAVGRLGKEGMKQTDTEILNIMLDK from the coding sequence GTGCCTAATACTAATGGGCTAATAGGAATAGGTGCAAGTGCTATAACAGGGGTATTGGCAGGAGATGCAACAAAAGAGCTAGAAACTATTAGTTTATTAGATGCTAAATATTTAGAAGAAATAGAAAGACTTATAAATACAGATTATTGTATAGTTATGTTATTAGATACACCTATTAGTTTACACGTTATTGTTGAGGTATATAGCGGTGAAGAAAGTGCCTCTGTTGAGATAAAACAAACGCATACAAATATAACAAAAATAGTTAAAAATGATGAAATAATATTTAGTCAAGAAGAAAGTGAAGATAAGTATCTTGGTGTATTTGTAGATAGAAATACGCTACATGTAAAAGATATTTATGATTTTGCTAATAATGTTAATTTAGATGATGTAAAAGAGCTTTTAGATAGCCAAATAGAAAAGAATTTTGCTATTGCAAAAGAAGGTATAAAAGGTGCATATGGAACAGGTATAGGGAAAGTTTTATTAAACCATTATAGCGATGATATAACTATAAAAATAAAAGCATATACCGCAGCAGCCTCTGAGGCAAGAATGAGCGGTAGCCCTATGCCAGTTGTTACAAATTCTGGTAGTGGAAACCAAGGAATAACAGTTTCTGTACCTCTTGTAGTGTATGCTAAAGAAAAAAACATAAGTAAAGAAAAGCTTTATAGAGGCTTAGTTTTGTCTAACCTTTTGGCTATACACCAAAAAACGCTTATAGGTAGATTATCTGCTTTTTGTGGAGTTGTATCGGCTGCTTGTGCAAGTGGTGCGGGCATAACATATTTAGCAGGAGGTAACTTAAAACAAATAGAGGACACTATAACAAATACATTAGCTAATATTTCTGGCATAGTTTGTGATGGAGCAAAGCCGGCTTGTGGAGCAAAAATAGCATCTAGCTTAGATGGGGCTTTAATGGGACATTATTTAGCTATGGAAAATAAAGTTTATAAAAATAATACAGGAATATTAAAAGATGATGTGGAAAAAACTATAAATGCAGTAGGTCGTCTTGGTAAAGAGGGTATGAAACAAACAGATACAGAAATATTAAATATAATGCTTGATAAATAG
- a CDS encoding class I SAM-dependent methyltransferase, with product MITKDNILEKLKDFINIDYLTKAIISNPIKKGENLPKKIDIKKITLKNKIYFQFSYYIDKKVIHENIEDSNIILQKIISIMTENFKQCDILANNSLTLLMNKKGNFKITGVKKSTIVDTVPQSHNKTKNYILKDGEFVDWLYKLGIIDKNGIVVSHKQKKFRQINKFLEMIKDIEENLPKNAKIIDMGCGKSYLTFAMYHYFNNIKEKNVTINGYDLKKDVVDHCNNLAKEFGFKNLQFFNEDIQNIDENEKVNMIISLHACDTATDYAIYFGVKLNCDVILSVPCCQHELFKQIKNDTLSCVLGYGILKERFSSILTDSLRAEALKLCGYKTNIIEFIDMEHTPKNIMIKAIKNKNFQKNVKNIEEFEKILYNFGVDPTIYKLLKNYF from the coding sequence ATGATAACAAAAGATAATATTTTAGAAAAACTAAAAGATTTTATAAACATAGATTATTTAACAAAAGCTATTATAAGTAATCCTATTAAAAAAGGTGAAAATTTACCTAAAAAAATTGATATTAAAAAAATTACGTTAAAAAATAAAATATATTTTCAATTTTCTTATTATATAGATAAAAAAGTAATACATGAAAATATAGAAGATAGCAATATAATATTACAAAAGATAATATCTATTATGACTGAAAATTTTAAACAATGTGATATATTAGCTAATAATAGTCTTACTTTATTGATGAATAAAAAAGGTAATTTTAAAATAACTGGTGTTAAAAAAAGCACTATTGTAGATACTGTTCCTCAAAGTCATAATAAAACTAAAAATTATATTCTAAAAGATGGCGAATTTGTAGATTGGCTTTATAAACTAGGTATTATAGATAAAAATGGTATTGTTGTAAGCCATAAACAAAAGAAATTTAGACAAATAAATAAATTTTTAGAAATGATTAAAGATATAGAAGAAAATTTACCTAAAAATGCTAAAATAATAGATATGGGGTGTGGAAAAAGCTATTTAACATTTGCCATGTATCATTATTTTAATAATATAAAAGAAAAAAATGTTACTATAAATGGGTATGATTTAAAAAAAGATGTTGTAGACCATTGTAACAATCTAGCAAAAGAGTTTGGTTTTAAAAACTTACAATTTTTTAATGAAGACATACAAAATATTGATGAAAACGAAAAAGTTAATATGATAATTTCTCTCCACGCTTGTGATACTGCAACAGACTACGCTATATATTTTGGTGTAAAGCTAAATTGTGATGTTATATTAAGTGTGCCTTGTTGTCAACACGAACTTTTTAAACAAATAAAAAATGATACCCTTTCTTGTGTGTTAGGCTATGGCATATTAAAAGAGCGTTTTTCTTCTATCCTAACAGACTCTTTAAGAGCAGAAGCCCTAAAATTATGTGGATATAAAACAAATATTATAGAATTTATAGATATGGAACATACTCCAAAAAATATAATGATTAAAGCAATAAAAAATAAAAATTTCCAAAAAAATGTTAAAAATATTGAAGAATTTGAAAAAATATTGTATAATTTTGGCGTAGACCCTACAATATACAAATTATTGAAAAATTATTTTTAG
- a CDS encoding restriction endonuclease, whose amino-acid sequence MNIWTEKSIELANQKNYLDLLFKIYPMSINLKRELDKEDTNQITKAFYERDSEKLLEVLLSQEIFPIKDSYVAYLKRDKTAIKRNPNTVQRLTGMLYEMGLAEIFDKTTVPKETNRQIGPLFKKWIDSGALGCKVTSDENEFLYFNDNIIFNSSDISMKNFANKYLGYNRNKGLDFIAKFNNVFILAEAKFLTDFGGHQNAQFEDAISTMKSKLIETNFNVKIISVLDGVLFIKSKNKMYTSLCTNFTDNDVIISAVLLRDYLFSL is encoded by the coding sequence ATGAATATATGGACTGAGAAAAGTATAGAGCTAGCTAACCAAAAAAACTATTTAGATTTGCTATTTAAAATTTATCCTATGTCTATAAATTTAAAAAGAGAACTTGATAAAGAAGATACAAATCAAATAACAAAAGCTTTTTATGAAAGAGATTCTGAAAAACTACTTGAAGTATTGCTATCACAAGAAATATTTCCAATTAAAGATTCCTATGTGGCATATTTAAAAAGAGATAAAACTGCTATAAAAAGAAATCCAAATACAGTTCAAAGACTAACTGGAATGCTTTATGAAATGGGTTTAGCAGAAATTTTTGATAAAACTACTGTTCCTAAGGAAACAAATAGACAAATAGGCCCTTTATTTAAAAAATGGATTGATAGTGGAGCTTTGGGCTGTAAAGTTACATCAGATGAAAATGAATTTTTATACTTTAATGATAATATAATTTTTAATAGCTCCGATATTTCAATGAAAAACTTTGCCAATAAGTATTTAGGATATAATAGAAATAAAGGTTTGGATTTTATAGCAAAATTTAATAATGTATTTATCTTAGCAGAAGCAAAATTTTTAACAGACTTTGGCGGTCATCAAAATGCTCAATTTGAAGATGCTATATCAACAATGAAAAGTAAATTAATAGAAACTAATTTTAATGTCAAAATAATATCTGTTTTAGACGGCGTTTTATTTATTAAAAGTAAAAATAAAATGTACACCAGTTTATGTACTAATTTTACAGATAATGATGTTATTATTTCTGCTGTTTTATTAAGAGATTATTTATTTAGCTTATAG
- a CDS encoding peptidase dimerization domain-containing protein: protein MKILMPPMQLLLFNGKNVHPGQATNIMINSALIANELLSMIPDETPTNTKDYEGFYHLTDINGNVEKTKLHFIIRAFDKEEFENKKQTITNIVSHLNEKYNNLLDLKINDSYFNMYDILKDNLHIIEKAKNAIIKAGIKTNVKPIRGGTDGARLSFMNLPCPNLFTGGHNFHVPYEYICIESMVSAVNVIINIATDI from the coding sequence ATGAAAATTTTAATGCCGCCGATGCAACTATTACTATTTAATGGTAAAAATGTACACCCAGGTCAAGCTACAAATATTATGATAAATTCTGCCCTTATAGCTAATGAACTTCTATCTATGATACCAGATGAAACGCCAACTAATACTAAAGATTATGAAGGTTTTTATCATCTTACCGATATAAATGGTAATGTAGAAAAAACTAAATTACATTTTATTATCCGTGCTTTTGATAAAGAAGAATTTGAAAATAAAAAACAAACAATAACTAATATTGTGTCACACTTAAATGAAAAATATAATAATCTTTTAGACCTAAAAATAAATGATAGTTATTTTAATATGTATGATATTTTAAAAGATAATTTACACATAATAGAAAAGGCTAAAAATGCTATAATAAAAGCTGGTATAAAGACAAATGTAAAGCCTATAAGAGGTGGTACAGATGGTGCAAGACTTTCTTTTATGAACTTGCCTTGCCCTAACCTTTTTACTGGTGGTCATAACTTCCATGTCCCTTATGAATATATTTGTATAGAGTCTATGGTTTCTGCCGTAAATGTAATAATAAATATTGCAACAGATATTTAA